Proteins encoded by one window of Methanothermobacter thermautotrophicus:
- a CDS encoding deoxyhypusine synthase produces the protein MNVNHMNITAGMGVAELIEEMGRSGVLGAGRVYRATRLLREMIDDPEMAIFMSVAGPLVPGGMRRIIRDLIDDGTIDALITSGANLTHDLLEAFGGAHYRDYGFDDEKLHQQGIGRIGDVYTRSEDFEVFESEIQRIFSCIFSSKPRISIQELIHDIGGHLDDGMSIIRTAHLRRVPVYAPGIIDSMLGLQLWMYTQDNSICLDAVKDMHSLSDLVFSHERIGAIILGGGLPKHYTLASTLLRGGVDAAVQITMDRSETGSLSGAPLEEAKSWAKAQEGSNLVTVVGDATALFPLILAGALSGL, from the coding sequence TTGAATGTGAATCACATGAATATAACAGCAGGTATGGGCGTGGCAGAACTCATAGAGGAGATGGGACGTTCAGGGGTCCTGGGAGCTGGCAGGGTCTACAGGGCAACAAGGCTCCTGCGTGAGATGATTGATGACCCGGAAATGGCCATATTCATGAGCGTGGCAGGGCCCCTGGTTCCTGGGGGTATGAGGAGGATAATAAGGGACCTCATAGATGATGGAACAATAGACGCCCTGATAACAAGCGGGGCAAACCTTACCCATGACCTCCTGGAGGCCTTCGGGGGCGCCCACTACAGGGACTATGGCTTTGACGATGAGAAGCTGCACCAGCAGGGTATAGGCCGCATCGGGGATGTCTATACAAGGTCAGAGGACTTTGAGGTATTTGAATCAGAGATCCAGAGGATATTCTCATGCATATTCTCATCAAAACCCCGGATATCCATACAGGAACTCATACATGATATAGGCGGCCACCTGGATGACGGCATGTCCATAATAAGAACAGCACATCTCCGCAGAGTACCTGTATACGCCCCCGGAATCATTGACAGCATGCTTGGCCTCCAGCTCTGGATGTACACCCAGGATAACAGCATATGCCTGGATGCTGTGAAGGATATGCACAGCCTCTCAGACCTTGTTTTCAGTCATGAGCGCATAGGCGCCATAATACTTGGCGGCGGACTCCCCAAACACTACACTCTGGCATCAACCCTCCTCAGGGGAGGGGTGGATGCCGCGGTTCAGATAACCATGGATCGCAGTGAAACAGGGAGCCTCAGCGGGGCGCCCCTGGAGGAGGCAAAGTCATGGGCGAAGGCCCAGGAGGGTTCAAACCTTGTCACTGTGGTGGGTGATGCAACAGCCCTCTTCCCGTTGATACTGGCAGGGGCATTATCTGGGCTCTAG
- the pyrF gene encoding orotidine-5'-phosphate decarboxylase produces the protein MDVRNRLILAMDLMNRDDALRVTGEVIEYIDTVKIGYPLVLSEGMDILAEFRERFNCRIIADFKVADIPETNEKICQATYRAGADAIIVHGFPGADSVRACLNVAEEMEREVFLLTEMSHPGAEMFIQGAADEIARMGVELGVKNYVGPSTRPERLSRLREIIGQESFLISPGVGAQGGDPGETLRFADAIIVGRSIYLADDPAAAASGIIESIKESLKP, from the coding sequence ATGGACGTTAGAAACAGACTTATACTCGCAATGGACCTCATGAACCGGGATGATGCCCTCAGGGTCACCGGTGAGGTCATCGAGTACATAGACACCGTCAAGATAGGTTATCCCCTTGTACTCTCAGAGGGTATGGATATCCTGGCTGAGTTCAGGGAGAGATTTAACTGCAGGATCATAGCTGACTTCAAGGTTGCAGATATACCCGAGACCAATGAAAAGATATGCCAGGCCACCTACAGAGCCGGGGCTGATGCAATCATAGTCCATGGATTCCCTGGAGCAGACAGTGTCAGGGCCTGCCTCAATGTTGCAGAAGAAATGGAACGCGAGGTCTTCCTCCTCACAGAGATGTCACACCCGGGGGCTGAGATGTTCATACAGGGCGCTGCAGATGAGATAGCCAGGATGGGCGTTGAACTTGGTGTTAAAAATTATGTAGGACCATCAACAAGGCCTGAAAGGCTTTCAAGGCTGAGGGAGATCATAGGTCAGGAATCATTCCTCATATCCCCCGGTGTGGGGGCCCAGGGAGGGGATCCAGGGGAGACACTCAGGTTCGCAGATGCCATAATAGTTGGGAGATCAATCTACCTTGCAGATGACCCTGCAGCCGCAGCCTCAGGGATAATAGAATCCATTAAAGAGTCACTTAAACCCTGA
- the cbiM gene encoding cobalt ECF transporter S component CbiM — protein MHIMEGFLPWQWCLFWYLLSAPVIVYGLLKIIRIAEDRPEAKPLLAVSGAFMFVLSSLKLPSVTGSCSHPTGNGLGAVLFGPAVTSVMALIVLIFQALLLAHGGLTTLGANVFSMGIVGPVCAWGIYRLTGPSLSTSVSVFLAAFLGDLMTYVTTSVQLALAFPVPGFSEALMKFMIIFAYTQLPLAVAEGLLTVVIFEKILELKPDIMEKLQIISKKATEA, from the coding sequence TTGCATATAATGGAAGGATTTCTACCCTGGCAGTGGTGCCTCTTCTGGTATCTGCTCTCAGCACCGGTCATAGTCTATGGCCTCCTGAAGATAATAAGGATTGCAGAGGATAGACCCGAGGCAAAACCGCTCCTTGCAGTTAGCGGCGCATTCATGTTTGTCCTGTCATCCCTTAAACTGCCATCTGTAACCGGCAGCTGCTCACACCCCACAGGTAACGGTCTTGGCGCTGTACTCTTCGGACCGGCAGTTACATCCGTCATGGCACTGATTGTTCTGATCTTCCAGGCGCTGCTTCTGGCCCATGGTGGACTCACCACCCTGGGAGCCAACGTGTTTTCAATGGGAATAGTCGGGCCTGTATGTGCCTGGGGAATCTACAGGCTCACAGGGCCATCCCTTTCCACCTCAGTTTCAGTTTTCCTTGCAGCCTTCCTGGGGGACCTGATGACCTACGTAACAACCTCAGTGCAGCTGGCACTGGCATTCCCTGTTCCAGGGTTTTCAGAGGCCCTCATGAAGTTCATGATCATATTCGCCTACACCCAGCTACCCCTTGCGGTGGCAGAGGGGCTGCTGACAGTTGTGATATTTGAGAAGATACTGGAGCTCAAACCGGACATAATGGAAAAGCTCCAGATAATCAGTAAAAAGGCTACGGAGGCTTGA
- a CDS encoding energy-coupling factor ABC transporter substrate-binding protein, protein MNKRHILMLFAVIIIAVAPLIIYSGHGEDDGYFGGADDSAGDAISETGYKPWFQPLWEPPSGEIESLLFALQAAIGALIIGYVFGYYRGRGETSE, encoded by the coding sequence ATGAATAAGAGGCACATATTGATGCTCTTTGCTGTCATAATAATCGCCGTGGCACCCCTGATAATATACAGTGGCCATGGAGAGGATGATGGCTACTTCGGAGGCGCTGATGATAGCGCAGGTGATGCAATAAGTGAGACAGGCTACAAGCCATGGTTCCAGCCACTATGGGAGCCTCCAAGCGGTGAAATAGAGAGCCTCCTCTTTGCCCTGCAGGCAGCAATAGGGGCCCTCATAATAGGGTACGTCTTTGGCTACTACAGGGGAAGGGGCGAGACATCAGAATGA